The following are from one region of the Halomonas qaidamensis genome:
- a CDS encoding extracellular solute-binding protein, with product MLRSVLFTKALLLTSGLLLSLSLLASENVADNNTSTPVETVHGLSLYNSPQLPPDFAYFPHVNPSAPKGGTITHTAVGGSFDSTNPFIIRGTPVTGIFQIYDSLMASNPGEPFSLYGLLAEGVRLAPDRQWIEFDLRPEARFQDGEPVTAYDVVFSLNLLREEGNPFYSSYYSGVERVVALNDHLVRFEFNDTESRELPLIVAQLPILPRHYWEPRDFTSPTLEAHPGSGPYRISEVDPGRRIVYQRDDNYWGKHLPVNVGRYNIDRVVYEYYRDRDIAWEAFKAGLTDYRTDARAATWAIGYNFPAYRDGLIKRITVPDVNPSMMQAFVFNLRKEKFQDPRVREALSLTFDFPWLNTNIFYDTYRRTESFFQNSEMEAIGTPSEEEFALLEPFREALIDSHHSERLFTDPLPIEHPTDLRERLRLALDLLRDAGYRIENGVLVNSETGRPLTLEVLLYDSGLERVVQPMLRNMARLGVQTSLRIVDINQYLNRVRSYDYDMVISHFPQSNNPGNEQRDYWTSAAAEAPQSRNRMALAHPAVDALVEQLIRANDRETLDTIAKALDRVLRWGFYVIPHYHSGETRIAVWDKFGYPEPFPAYAMDLDAWWVDAEREAALQRRNRRR from the coding sequence ATGCTACGTAGTGTGTTGTTTACCAAAGCACTTTTGTTAACCAGCGGCTTGCTGCTAAGCCTGTCGCTGTTGGCTTCTGAAAACGTCGCCGACAACAACACTTCTACACCCGTTGAGACTGTGCACGGGCTATCTCTTTACAATAGCCCACAGCTTCCTCCCGACTTTGCCTACTTCCCCCACGTGAACCCTTCCGCCCCCAAGGGTGGAACAATTACACATACCGCTGTGGGCGGCAGCTTCGACTCTACCAACCCGTTTATTATTCGTGGCACGCCTGTTACCGGCATTTTTCAGATTTACGACTCGCTGATGGCGAGTAATCCTGGCGAGCCCTTCAGTTTGTACGGTCTGCTGGCTGAAGGCGTTCGCTTAGCCCCAGATCGCCAGTGGATAGAGTTTGATTTGCGTCCAGAGGCACGCTTTCAGGACGGTGAACCAGTAACTGCCTATGACGTAGTATTCTCTCTAAATTTGTTACGTGAAGAAGGTAACCCCTTCTACAGCAGCTACTATTCAGGTGTCGAGAGAGTTGTCGCCTTAAACGATCATTTGGTCCGTTTTGAATTTAACGACACAGAATCACGTGAGTTGCCACTGATTGTTGCACAACTCCCTATTTTACCTCGCCACTACTGGGAACCGCGCGATTTCACGTCTCCCACCTTAGAGGCTCACCCGGGGTCTGGGCCTTATCGCATTAGCGAAGTAGATCCTGGGCGGCGCATTGTCTATCAGCGAGATGACAACTATTGGGGTAAGCACTTACCCGTCAATGTTGGCCGTTACAATATTGACCGTGTTGTGTACGAGTATTACCGTGACCGGGATATTGCTTGGGAAGCCTTCAAAGCAGGACTTACCGACTATCGGACAGATGCACGCGCCGCCACTTGGGCGATTGGCTATAATTTCCCAGCTTATCGTGACGGTTTGATAAAGCGAATTACTGTACCCGATGTTAACCCATCCATGATGCAGGCGTTTGTCTTCAACTTACGTAAAGAAAAATTTCAAGACCCAAGGGTCCGAGAAGCACTGAGCCTTACGTTCGATTTTCCCTGGCTTAACACTAACATTTTCTATGATACCTATCGGCGCACGGAAAGTTTCTTTCAAAACTCTGAAATGGAAGCGATTGGAACACCGTCAGAGGAAGAGTTTGCGCTGCTCGAACCGTTCCGTGAAGCGTTGATTGACTCCCATCATTCAGAACGACTATTCACTGACCCGCTGCCCATCGAACACCCTACCGACCTACGTGAGCGTTTGCGGCTTGCGCTTGATCTGCTGCGTGATGCTGGCTATCGCATAGAAAATGGTGTGCTAGTGAACAGCGAGACAGGCCGACCGCTTACACTAGAAGTACTGCTATACGACTCGGGACTTGAGCGTGTTGTGCAACCCATGCTGCGCAATATGGCGCGTCTTGGGGTTCAAACGTCGCTACGCATTGTCGATATCAATCAGTATCTTAACCGGGTACGCAGCTACGATTACGATATGGTCATCAGCCACTTCCCGCAGTCTAACAACCCTGGTAATGAGCAGCGCGACTACTGGACCAGTGCTGCCGCAGAGGCGCCACAAAGTCGTAATCGCATGGCCCTTGCCCACCCTGCTGTTGATGCACTAGTGGAGCAGCTCATTCGTGCTAACGACCGCGAAACGCTGGACACCATTGCAAAAGCGCTTGATCGAGTACTGCGTTGGGGATTTTATGTCATCCCTCATTATCATTCAGGCGAGACACGGATTGCCGTGTGGGATAAATTTGGCTATCCAGAGCCGTTTCCAGCTTATGCCATGGATCTAGACGCTTGGTGGGTAGATGCCGAACGTGAAGCAGCGTTGCAGCGTCGTAATCGTCGCCGTTGA
- a CDS encoding transglycosylase SLT domain-containing protein, translated as MTYRTIRQRLLLSAGSTVIVSLFLAAAASSQASTTEAYQSESALMDAPASPNFRPTAFQHHFWEALELQPQDAWSTLRDSFQWQEKQLPADAQARVDKWIEHYRSSPQNIAAITERATPWLAWITQQVTERGLPGEIALIPFVESSFDPSARSHRGAAGLWQFMPGTGDALGLVRNGNYDGRLDVVTSTAAALDYLEMQADEWYEGDLMLSLAAYNAGAGTVNRAQRQAQGQGLAGDYWELSLPHETMYYVPKLKAIATIINDPEQYGVALPDIHPDPAFAKVQLEQPVSLAQASQLLDVSQTALAELNPGLLNGSLDPRSAQTLLVPEEVDTQVLAQLSQSSSTSLASTNTPDVHRVESGDNLSVIAARYNVAQQDLIRWNAIERPEALKPGQLLSLSGR; from the coding sequence ATGACTTATCGAACGATTCGCCAGCGCTTATTACTAAGCGCTGGAAGCACTGTTATTGTGAGCCTATTTTTAGCCGCAGCGGCCAGCTCTCAAGCCTCTACTACCGAAGCATACCAATCTGAAAGCGCCCTTATGGACGCGCCTGCTTCACCCAACTTCCGCCCCACTGCCTTTCAGCATCACTTCTGGGAAGCACTAGAACTGCAACCCCAAGATGCGTGGAGCACACTACGTGACAGCTTCCAGTGGCAGGAAAAACAGTTACCTGCCGATGCGCAAGCACGTGTCGATAAATGGATAGAGCACTATCGTTCCAGCCCGCAAAATATTGCCGCTATCACTGAGCGCGCGACGCCCTGGCTTGCTTGGATCACCCAGCAAGTAACTGAACGCGGTCTTCCTGGTGAAATTGCACTGATTCCGTTTGTTGAGAGTTCTTTCGATCCAAGCGCCCGAAGCCATCGAGGAGCCGCTGGGCTTTGGCAGTTCATGCCAGGTACAGGAGATGCATTAGGCTTGGTTCGCAACGGCAATTACGATGGTCGTTTAGACGTAGTAACGTCTACTGCAGCAGCGCTTGATTACCTGGAAATGCAGGCTGATGAGTGGTACGAGGGCGACCTGATGCTCTCGCTGGCCGCTTACAACGCCGGTGCTGGCACCGTTAACCGTGCGCAACGCCAAGCTCAGGGCCAAGGCCTTGCAGGCGACTACTGGGAACTATCCCTACCCCACGAAACGATGTATTATGTTCCTAAACTTAAAGCAATTGCGACGATCATCAATGATCCAGAACAGTATGGCGTTGCACTGCCCGACATTCACCCTGATCCCGCTTTTGCCAAAGTTCAGCTGGAGCAACCAGTTAGCCTAGCGCAAGCCTCTCAGCTTCTTGATGTCAGCCAAACCGCGCTGGCCGAGCTAAACCCTGGCCTGCTAAATGGCAGCCTTGACCCACGCAGCGCGCAGACGTTACTTGTGCCTGAAGAAGTTGACACTCAGGTATTAGCTCAGCTTTCGCAATCAAGCAGCACCTCATTAGCATCGACCAACACGCCTGACGTTCACCGCGTTGAAAGTGGCGATAACCTTTCTGTGATTGCAGCCCGCTATAATGTCGCTCAGCAAGACTTAATCAGATGGAATGCTATCGAACGCCCAGAGGCTCTGAAGCCAGGCCAACTGCTGTCGCTTTCAGGACGGTAA
- the gloB gene encoding hydroxyacylglutathione hydrolase produces the protein MMSVTPIPALSDNYIWLLRQDTSQSVCVVDPGEATPVIELLERESLTLDTILITHHHHDHTGGLSELIKRFSPRVIGPSNPTIEGIDEQVGHGDEVRIMGRLFEVIATPGHTLDHVSYFTPGIPALLFCGDTLFCGGCGRLFEGSPEQMFASLQTLAELPEDTLVFAAHEYTQANLTFARAADPDNEDVKYALQECEKARALDRPTLPSTIGRELKINPYLRVSTNSVRQAVGTQGANDDDLATFSTLREWKNRF, from the coding sequence ATGATGAGCGTGACACCGATTCCCGCACTTAGCGATAACTACATTTGGCTATTAAGACAGGATACCAGTCAAAGCGTTTGCGTGGTGGATCCCGGTGAAGCAACGCCTGTGATTGAGCTTCTTGAGCGAGAATCCTTAACGCTTGATACGATTTTAATCACTCACCATCATCATGATCATACCGGTGGCCTTTCAGAGCTGATTAAACGCTTCTCGCCTCGGGTGATTGGCCCCTCCAACCCGACCATTGAAGGCATTGATGAACAGGTAGGACATGGCGATGAAGTACGTATCATGGGCCGTCTGTTTGAAGTTATAGCAACGCCAGGGCATACATTAGATCATGTGAGCTACTTCACCCCAGGCATTCCTGCGCTACTTTTCTGCGGCGACACCCTATTTTGTGGTGGATGTGGTCGGCTGTTTGAAGGGTCGCCAGAGCAAATGTTTGCATCTCTTCAAACATTAGCGGAACTCCCAGAGGATACGCTGGTCTTTGCAGCGCATGAATATACGCAAGCGAATCTAACCTTTGCTCGTGCTGCAGACCCTGATAACGAAGACGTTAAATATGCATTGCAGGAGTGTGAGAAGGCTCGGGCATTAGACCGACCTACCTTACCCAGCACGATAGGACGCGAGCTGAAGATCAACCCCTACTTGCGTGTGAGCACCAATAGTGTGCGTCAAGCAGTAGGTACCCAAGGGGCCAATGATGATGATCTCGCCACGTTCTCCACGTTACGTGAGTGGAAGAACCGTTTTTAA
- a CDS encoding class I SAM-dependent methyltransferase — protein MSTSSMATRLAQQMAESQAYWQTEAGRSLWETQRACLGPLVEGRKGGHSLEMSMGPTLMTMSAIPHVIRWSPTRAAAESSSTLVCPPDHLALPDRSLEVVVIHHWLEHLSDAHHVLQEAARVTSDNGVLVLFGFNPIGLNGLTQRWRKQQANYPWSGQWRTASRLRDWLAFVDFDVERVDYCCFRGPMSTTCGERWEALGRRHNLPLGESYMIQAQRRQRHAPIERLKFGLRAPVTSSSLGATRTGVSARYHSGQRRLEKDSESE, from the coding sequence ATGTCAACTTCGTCAATGGCAACCCGGCTCGCCCAGCAGATGGCAGAAAGCCAAGCGTACTGGCAAACAGAAGCAGGCCGTTCGCTATGGGAAACGCAGCGAGCGTGTTTGGGGCCGCTGGTTGAAGGGCGCAAAGGTGGCCACAGTTTAGAGATGAGCATGGGGCCCACATTGATGACGATGTCGGCCATTCCGCATGTCATTCGCTGGTCGCCGACGAGAGCAGCGGCAGAGTCCTCGTCTACGTTAGTCTGTCCACCAGATCACCTTGCCTTACCAGATCGCAGTTTGGAGGTAGTGGTTATTCATCACTGGCTAGAGCATCTGTCAGACGCCCATCATGTCTTACAAGAAGCCGCTCGGGTAACATCAGACAATGGTGTGTTAGTGCTTTTTGGGTTTAATCCAATCGGATTGAACGGGTTAACCCAGCGTTGGCGTAAGCAGCAGGCAAACTACCCCTGGAGCGGCCAGTGGCGTACTGCTAGTCGTTTGCGTGACTGGTTGGCATTTGTCGATTTTGACGTGGAACGCGTAGACTATTGCTGCTTTCGGGGGCCGATGAGCACCACCTGTGGAGAGCGCTGGGAAGCATTGGGACGCAGGCACAATTTACCGTTGGGTGAAAGTTATATGATTCAAGCGCAGCGGCGGCAGCGTCATGCGCCGATAGAGCGTCTTAAATTTGGGTTGCGCGCACCGGTTACATCCTCCTCTTTGGGAGCCACACGAACCGGTGTTTCTGCGCGATACCACTCAGGTCAACGTCGTTTAGAAAAGGATAGTGAAAGTGAGTAA
- the rnhA gene encoding ribonuclease HI, with amino-acid sequence MSKQATDGLPRVTVYTDGACRGNPGPGGWGVVLSSGQHEKTLKGFEADTTNNRMELIAAIMALRTLNKPCEVALWTDSQYVRQGITQWIHNWIKRGWKTAAKQPVKNAELWKTLHEETQRHRVEWHWVKGHSGHPGNERADALANEAIDEHNRRAACAK; translated from the coding sequence GTGAGTAAGCAAGCAACCGATGGGTTGCCTCGCGTTACGGTGTATACCGATGGGGCCTGCCGAGGAAATCCAGGCCCAGGCGGCTGGGGAGTTGTGCTGTCAAGCGGGCAGCACGAGAAGACATTAAAAGGCTTTGAAGCAGATACCACCAATAACCGCATGGAGTTAATAGCGGCGATTATGGCATTGCGTACCTTGAACAAGCCTTGTGAAGTAGCTCTCTGGACTGATTCTCAGTATGTGCGCCAGGGAATTACTCAATGGATTCACAATTGGATTAAGCGAGGCTGGAAGACAGCGGCCAAACAACCGGTTAAAAACGCTGAGCTTTGGAAGACTCTCCACGAGGAAACGCAGCGACATCGTGTCGAGTGGCATTGGGTGAAGGGGCATAGCGGGCACCCCGGCAATGAGCGCGCCGACGCGTTGGCCAACGAAGCTATTGATGAGCATAACAGGAGAGCAGCATGCGCCAAGTAA
- the dnaQ gene encoding DNA polymerase III subunit epsilon: MRQVILDTETTGIDPKDGHRLVEIGAVEMINRRFTGRSYHQYINPERHIDAEVVAVHGIDDAKVANEPVFADIADDFWAFIAGAELVIHNAPFDVGFIDHELTMLNQRRRSPALGPVSEHCRILDTLVMARQMHPGQRNSLDALCKRYDIDNGHRVLHGALLDAEILADVYLAMTGGQTALTLDSESSSGEQQSNQANEGLSVKRLALTPGQLRVVRPSEEERAAHQAKCQAHQLHWFESGLTEGNRGDA; encoded by the coding sequence ATGCGCCAAGTAATCTTGGATACTGAAACAACTGGTATTGACCCAAAAGATGGCCACCGATTAGTGGAAATTGGCGCCGTCGAAATGATCAACCGGCGGTTTACAGGGCGCTCCTATCATCAATATATCAATCCTGAACGGCATATTGATGCTGAAGTCGTGGCGGTTCACGGTATTGATGACGCCAAGGTGGCTAATGAGCCGGTGTTTGCCGATATAGCGGATGACTTCTGGGCATTTATAGCAGGGGCCGAGCTGGTGATTCATAACGCCCCCTTTGATGTGGGGTTTATTGATCATGAGTTAACCATGTTAAACCAGCGGCGACGGTCACCCGCATTAGGCCCTGTTAGTGAGCATTGCCGTATTCTTGATACGCTGGTGATGGCCCGTCAGATGCACCCCGGCCAGCGTAATAGCCTCGATGCGTTATGCAAGCGCTACGATATTGATAATGGCCATCGTGTGTTGCACGGCGCATTGCTTGATGCTGAGATCTTAGCCGACGTCTATCTGGCGATGACCGGCGGACAAACGGCGCTGACGCTTGATTCAGAATCATCGTCCGGTGAGCAGCAAAGTAATCAAGCCAATGAAGGGCTATCGGTAAAGCGTTTAGCGCTGACGCCAGGGCAGTTGAGGGTCGTCCGGCCTAGTGAAGAAGAGCGCGCAGCCCACCAAGCTAAGTGCCAAGCACATCAGTTACATTGGTTCGAGAGTGGTTTGACTGAAGGTAATCGTGGCGATGCTTAG
- the nudC gene encoding NAD(+) diphosphatase, which translates to MLRREIPHYAREGRVIRVSRSHLAPAPLAESGELTPLQPTQPWDERMQPLCYWHDEPVALFVESKPGEDWIDGRQWLGELPASWFSLLSTALQVGAWLENHRFCGRCGEKATKLEAEFAMHCHACGHRNYPRISPCIITLVTSGEAMLLARSPRFPPGRYSTLAGFIEPGESAEEAVHREIYEEVGVHVEKLRYHQSQAWPFPHSLMFGFFAEATTRRIHIDGVEISDAAWFSPRQLPSLPPPYSISRELIETHLARWR; encoded by the coding sequence ATGCTTAGACGTGAAATTCCCCATTATGCGCGAGAAGGTCGTGTTATTCGTGTGTCCCGAAGTCATCTAGCGCCAGCACCACTGGCTGAAAGCGGCGAGTTAACGCCGTTACAACCGACTCAACCATGGGATGAACGTATGCAGCCGCTGTGCTATTGGCACGATGAGCCGGTGGCGCTCTTTGTGGAAAGTAAGCCGGGTGAGGACTGGATAGATGGACGGCAGTGGCTAGGGGAGTTACCTGCTTCCTGGTTTAGCCTCCTATCGACGGCACTTCAAGTCGGTGCTTGGTTAGAGAACCATCGTTTTTGTGGGCGTTGTGGCGAGAAGGCCACCAAGTTGGAAGCTGAGTTTGCTATGCACTGCCATGCTTGCGGGCATCGCAACTATCCGCGTATTTCTCCCTGCATTATTACGCTAGTCACCAGTGGAGAGGCGATGTTGTTAGCACGAAGCCCAAGATTTCCACCCGGACGTTACTCGACGCTTGCGGGCTTTATTGAGCCTGGAGAGTCTGCTGAAGAAGCGGTGCATCGTGAGATATACGAAGAGGTAGGCGTGCATGTGGAAAAGCTTCGTTATCATCAAAGCCAAGCGTGGCCATTTCCGCATTCGCTAATGTTTGGTTTTTTTGCCGAAGCGACGACGCGGCGCATTCATATTGATGGTGTGGAAATTAGCGATGCCGCTTGGTTTTCGCCAAGGCAATTGCCTTCGCTGCCGCCACCGTACTCTATTTCACGTGAACTTATCGAAACACATCTCGCCCGCTGGCGGTAA
- a CDS encoding SCP2 sterol-binding domain-containing protein, whose product MSSNTLDKLQSRFSPEAAKGMNEVFQFHFSDAGSHYLNIQDGTLGVHEGEHDDPSVSLSMTTDTLKGIMSGDINGMTAFMTGKLKATGNVMLATKLTSLFPSK is encoded by the coding sequence ATGTCATCGAATACGTTAGATAAGCTGCAATCCCGCTTCAGCCCAGAAGCCGCCAAGGGCATGAATGAGGTGTTTCAATTCCATTTTTCTGATGCAGGCAGCCATTACCTGAATATTCAAGATGGAACACTAGGTGTACACGAAGGAGAACATGATGACCCCTCAGTCAGCCTAAGCATGACCACAGATACGCTAAAAGGCATTATGAGTGGCGATATCAATGGTATGACAGCCTTCATGACAGGTAAGCTAAAAGCTACTGGCAATGTCATGCTGGCCACTAAACTGACCAGCCTGTTTCCCAGCAAATAA
- the sohB gene encoding protease SohB: protein MSEWLIEIGTFLIQTVLLMAIVGMVLAIVLRNKESEEHSLKLTVESLNDQRRSRGRKLRVTTTEHGARKKLVKAFRQEEKAKHKAAKQGKGKAQAVQKVWVLDFHGDLKASQTEKFAQEVSAIIDVAAAEDEVVVRLESAGGLVHAYGLAAAQLDRLQTAGLTTTVCIDKVAASGGYMMACTANHIKAAPFAVIGSIGVVAQVPNIHRLLKRNDIDVELLTAGKYKRTLTVLGKNTEEGREKFIDDLENTHRLFKQYVSQHRPEMDIDALATGEIWYGSEALEQKLTDSVGTSEAYLVERMAQAHVYSVRLEPPKTFSRKVGLAVSAGIEQAIVKGLGLIEAAGWQRR from the coding sequence ATGAGTGAGTGGTTGATAGAGATAGGCACATTTTTGATACAAACCGTCTTGCTAATGGCGATCGTTGGCATGGTGCTGGCAATAGTGTTACGCAATAAAGAGAGTGAAGAACATAGCCTTAAACTGACCGTAGAGTCTCTCAACGACCAGCGACGCTCACGTGGCCGCAAACTGCGTGTTACCACCACCGAACATGGCGCGCGCAAAAAATTGGTAAAAGCGTTTCGCCAGGAAGAGAAGGCAAAACACAAAGCTGCTAAGCAAGGTAAAGGAAAAGCTCAGGCTGTCCAGAAGGTGTGGGTATTGGATTTTCACGGTGATCTTAAGGCATCACAAACTGAGAAATTTGCTCAGGAAGTGTCTGCCATTATTGATGTTGCCGCTGCGGAAGATGAAGTTGTTGTGCGATTAGAGTCAGCGGGCGGGCTTGTTCATGCCTATGGGTTAGCGGCAGCACAGCTAGATCGGCTTCAAACTGCAGGCTTAACTACCACCGTGTGCATCGACAAAGTTGCTGCTAGCGGTGGTTATATGATGGCGTGTACAGCTAACCATATCAAAGCTGCACCTTTTGCTGTGATTGGTTCTATTGGCGTGGTGGCGCAGGTGCCTAACATTCATCGACTACTGAAACGCAATGATATTGATGTTGAGCTACTGACAGCTGGTAAGTACAAACGGACCCTGACAGTGTTGGGGAAAAACACCGAAGAGGGCCGCGAAAAATTCATAGACGACTTAGAAAATACCCACCGGTTGTTTAAACAGTACGTTTCTCAACATCGGCCGGAAATGGATATTGATGCGTTAGCAACAGGCGAAATTTGGTATGGCAGTGAAGCATTAGAACAAAAGTTAACAGATAGCGTAGGCACCAGCGAAGCGTATTTGGTGGAGCGCATGGCACAGGCCCACGTGTATAGCGTGAGGCTTGAGCCACCAAAAACTTTCAGCCGCAAGGTCGGGTTGGCTGTATCAGCAGGTATTGAGCAAGCCATTGTGAAAGGACTTGGTTTAATCGAAGCGGCGGGTTGGCAGCGTCGATAG
- a CDS encoding ArsR/SmtB family transcription factor, whose product MSASTSAAARLLEHDCHAIEAGTNLLKALANEKRLQILCLLAEKELSVTQINQELALSQSALSQHLAILRRDQLVDTRRESQTIYYSLSSESAKAIIDTLAHHYAA is encoded by the coding sequence ATGTCTGCTTCTACTAGCGCCGCTGCTCGTTTGCTAGAACATGATTGTCACGCCATTGAGGCGGGTACCAATCTGTTGAAAGCCTTAGCAAATGAAAAACGCCTTCAAATACTCTGCCTTCTGGCTGAAAAAGAACTCTCAGTTACTCAAATTAACCAGGAACTTGCGCTTAGCCAGTCAGCATTAAGCCAACACTTAGCCATTTTGCGCCGCGATCAGTTGGTCGATACCCGCCGTGAATCGCAAACTATTTACTACTCATTAAGCAGCGAAAGCGCCAAGGCAATTATTGACACCCTGGCGCATCACTACGCTGCTTAA